DNA sequence from the Cohnella herbarum genome:
TCATATTGCAACGTCAAGCCGCCTGCAGCGCGAAGAGCAAGCGTAACCGGATAACGCTGAGACGGCTCCAGACCGGAAAGCGGCAAGTCGATCGTCAGTTCGGCCCCTGCCGCGATCTCGGCATTCGGCCTCTCGGTTCCCTCCGCGCCGCCGATCGCCCACGCGAGCTCCTCTACCGTTCTCGCGCGGTCGGATTCATTACGAACGGTCACCCGCAACATCTCCGACTCCGCGACCGCTAGATGCCTAGCCTGCATCCATAGCGGCTCCTTCACGGCAAGGTCCTTCGTCAGCCGGGCAACCGGCTTGCCTCCATCGAGGATCTCCCCGATCACGCGGTAGTTGCCGGCCGTCTCGAAGCCTGGAACCGATAAGGCGATTTCAACCGTTTGACCCGGCGCGACCCGAACCGGAACCGTTCGGTCGCCGAGAACGAACTGCGCGTCGATACGGGCGCGCGGAGCGGCCGTATTGTCGACTTTAAGCCTGAGCGGCAGCTCGTCGTTACGATACGCGTCTCCTCCGAGCAACGAATATTTTCCGCCCGGTTTTAGGTCTTTGACGTTACCGGTCAGCTTCAACGCGTCTGGCGAGATCGTGAGATAGATCAGGTTGCCCTGACCCGGATAATAGGTTTTCGACAGCCCTTCCGCGTCGGAGACCGTGATCGGCTTATTCGCTTTCACCGTGGCCGTCGTCGGTTCAGCCGACCGAACGAGTCGGGTTTCCGTCCTGCCCTCGTTGATCACGTAGCTGAGAATTCCTCCACCTACGTTCTCGTCCGGCATGCCCGAACCGTTGTAAGCGCCGCGATTCGGGGTCGCCGATGCGGACACGGCGTTGCCCCAATAATCCTGGCCTCCGTTACCCGCTATCGACGTACCGCTGCCAAGCGACGGCGAACCCCCCGCCAGCTTGTAGCCGTCGGTCGTCTTTCGGCCGATGCCCCCGAAGCCCGGAGCGACCAGACCCGGATCCGTCGTCAGCTTGTTCGCGTCCGCCGGTTCGCTCGGATCGTGGTTGCCGTAGAACGTATTGGAATCGAACGTGCACGTCGCGTTCCCGCAATAGTACGTCATGTTCGTCCCCAGATTGTAGACGATGTTGTTCCGGAAGCTCAGCGTCCCCTCCGGCAGGTTGTTCCCGTCCGGCGCCATCAGGAACCTCGCGTTCGATCCCGGGCCCGTATAGAACGTGTTGTTATACACCTGGTAATCGTCCAACCGACCGACCGCTTGGATAAGCGCCGTCCCGTCGTTCTCGCTGACGTTGTACCGCACGATCCCTCCGCGGTCGTACCCGGTTCCCTCTCCCCGCTGCCCGACCAGCAGCATGAATCCGCCTTCGTTGTCGTGGCTGTAGTTGTACTGCATCACGCAGTTGTTGCACAGCTCGTCGATGTCGAAGGCCATCCCGTCCAGCGTGTTGTGCGTCTTGTACGCTTCGTTGTACTGGAACAACGCGTCGTCCGAATTGATCGCCCAGATCGCCGCGTGGTACCCGACCGAATCGTAATAGCTGTGGGCCGCCACGTTATGCTCGATCAGCGGCGCCGCTCCCTCGCACACGACGATCGCGTCCCCGCCCGTGCGGTTCAGATCGTTGCCGCGAATGACGACGTTCGTCATCCCGAGCCAAGGCCCGACCCCGTCGGTTCGCGTGTCCCGGTTGCGCCAGTTGCTGCGCACGAAGATGCCGGTGCTGTCGACGTCCGTGAACGTGTTGTCGGCGATGAGTACGTCGTCGAACTTGGTCGGCGTCGCGCTGCCCGTCACCCGGACGATGATGCCCCCCGACTCGAGATCCTGAACCTCCGTTTGCCCGTTCACGTCGTGAATGTTCAGATTTTTCAGATGGATGTGCCGCGCCGTGCCGATGTCCTGCGCCTCGATCCATACCGCCCGGCGCGTCTGGCGCGCCTCGCCGACATTCGTGATCTCCAGATTGTTGATTTCCCAATACTGCTGATTGAACAGCTTCACCGTCTCTTGGTACAGACCCGCGCCGTGAATAGCGGGTTTGGCCCCTTGGCCGTACTGGTCGACGACGATCGGCTTGGCCTCCGTGCCGGAGCCCTTGGGCCAGAGCTGCCCGGTCCACGACGACCCCGCCTTCAGCAATATTCGATCGCCGGGCTGGAACGTCGTGGCGTTCACCTTGTCCAGCGTACGCCAGGGAGCGTCTTCGAGGGTTCCGGCGTTGATATCGTTTCCGGCGGCCGAATCTACGTAATAGGTCGTCTCCGTCAATGTCCCGCCTCCTTCCGTTGCGATGGCCGCGATCTGCATGTCTGTAAGCGCTTCCGAGTATATCGTTAATTCGTCGATCGCTCCGTCGAACACGCCCATCGGCTCCCCTGCGGACGTATTCTGGGCGCCGATCCGAAGCGGATTGGGATTGCCGGACAGATCGATCGCGCCCGAGGCGCTCTTGCTCGCCGCCGGAGCTCCGTTCACGTATAGCTTGAATACGTTGCCGTTGCGCGACACGGCCACATGCGTCCATTCGTCAAGCGGAACGGAATCTTCGGCCGTGGAGAACGGCCATAGCCCGAATCCGTTGCCCGCAGAGTCGCTCGGCAGAAAAAACAGCTTTCCGTCGTTGACCCACCAGTTGAACATATTTTGCTGCGTGCTGGATACGCCTTGGCCTACGATAAAATGGTTGTACGCGTACGACCGGGGCTTGATCCAAGCCGTCATCGTGAAAGCCGTCTTGTCGAAAGCGTCCATCACGACGGACGTCGTCTGTCCGTCGAAGTCGAGCGCCTGGCCGACCTTGCCCGGAACCCAGGCCGGCGTGCCCGAGATGGCGTGGGGGACGCCGCTTACGCTGTTCGCGGCGCCGCTGCCCTGCCCTTCGTCGAACGCGAAAGCCTGGGCCGGATTCGAATAGGACGCGACGGCGGGCACCGGTCTCGACGTCGCTCCGAAGAGCAATGAAAGACACATCACAAAGGATAATAAAGCGGACATGGGCGTTACCGAACGATACATGTTCATACCCCTCTCCTTATTGGACTCGCACGGCCGGGGCCTCCTCTTCCCGCCAACGGCCGAGAGCTCGACAAAGCCTTATACGCGGACTTCGCCCGCGAGGTAGCACGCCATTCGGCGGATGAGCGGCTCCGCGTCGGCTTGCCGGATGGTCAGCCGCATGCCGTCGGCGGTTACCGGATCGAACCGATCGATTTTTTTATGCCCGATCGCGGAGCCCTCGGCTACCGTCCGCCATCGTCCGTCCACTCTGGCCTCGATCAGGTAGGCCCGCACGCGTTCGCCTTCCTCGATCCGCTCCTGAACGACCGCATGGTCGAACGTCTGCGGGAGCGGCCATTCCACGGTCAGTTCATAACCGGATCCCGCCGTCTCCCCGAGCGGGCAGTCGAACCTGCGCCGGAGTTCCTCGCCGAACTCCGCGACGCGGTTCACGTCCGCGTCGGGCAGCAATCCGCGATCGTCCGGGGCAATATTCAGCAGCAGATTCGCGCCGTGGCCGACGGAACGATAATAAATATCGAGCAGCCGTTCTAGCGACAACAAGCGCTCCTCCGCGCCGGGATGCCAGAACCATTGCAGCTTGCGGATCGGCACGTCGCATTCCGCCGGCACCCAAGCCGACGTATCCGGCAGCCAGGTGAGCATGTCTTTGGTAAACAGGCTTGCTTTGGCCGTCTCCGCCGTATTCCAGCATGGATATGGCGCCACGCCGTCCTCGTTGCCGACCCATCGGATCGTCGGACGCCCGAGGTTAAAGATCATGGCATCCGGCTGATGCCTCTCCACTACATTCATAATCCGCCGCCAATCGTATTCCCGCCCTTCGGATCCGGCGCCGTCGAACCATACCTCGACGAGCGGGCCGTAACCGGTAAGCAGCTCGGTCAACTGACGGCAATAGAAATCGTCGTAAGCCTCCTTATCGGCATAACGCGGCTCATGACGGTCCCAAGGCGACAAGTACAGGCCGAAGGGCAAGCCAGCCTCGGCGCAAGCGTCTGCCACCTCCCGCACGACGTCCCCTTTGCCGTCCCGCCACGGACTGGACCGCACCGAATAATCGGTCGTCTGCGTCGGCCACAGACAGAAGCCGTCATGATGTTTGGCGGTCAGAATCAAGTAACGGAACCCTGCCGCCTGCGCCGTGTTCACCCATTGTCTCGGGTCGAACGCCTTCGGATCGAACAGCGCGGGATCGTCGGTCCCGTCCCCCCATTCCCTGTCGCAAAACGTATTCAGTCCGAAATGGCAGAACATGCCTAGCTCGTAGTCCTGCCATCGAAGCTGCTGAACCGTCGGTCTTGCCCCCGTTGCCTTCATGATTCATCCCCTTCCCAATCCCGTTCGGGAGACGGGACGGCAAACGATCCGTCCCGTGCTTCACCCGTTTATCCGGCGGCTGCCGCCGTACCTACTCCAAGCCCATCTCCTGACGGAGCGCGGGCGCCGCTTTATTGAACTCTTCTCCCCACTTCTGGAAGACGCTTACGTCTCCTCCGTTCTTGAATAGAGCTCCCGTTTCCTCCCCCCACCACGGAATATATTTCTCTTCGCCGACGACCGTCCGCATCCAGCCGTCGGCTTGGACCGCTTCCCGGATGTTCTTGCCTTCCCAGCTTCCGGTCTGCGCGACTTCGTCCCACAGCTTCGAATCCGACGTGAGCGGAATATTGCCGTCGGACATGAGTACCCGTTGACCGTCCTCGGATAGGAGCCAGGAGAGAAATCTGGCCGCTTCGTTCGCATGCTTCGAGCCCTTCAGGATGCCGATCGGCGATATCGAGTTGTAGCCGACCGAACCGTTCGAGCCGTTCGGGAACGGCACGACGTCCCATTCGAACTGCGCGCCCTGCTTGCGGGCATTGCCTTCCCACGTCCCCATGACGTCGAAGGCGATTTTGCCGGACAGCCAGCTTCCCCAGCCGTTGGCGTCGAGACCGGCCTCCCCCGATTGCGCTTCGCTCGGACGGGAGCCGTCGACCCAGCCCAGATCGCCGTACCATTGAACGGCCTGCAGAACTTTCGGATCGGTAATCAGGCTCTGGGTCCAATCGGCGTTCATGAAATTCAAATTCGGCGCAAGTCCGTTGGATACCGCGTACACCTGCGGCGTTGTCATAAAGTTGAACGGCCCGGAAGCGAGTCCGAACTCTCCGGCTTTCGCATCCGTCGCTTTTTTGGCCATTTCGCGGAAATCGTCCCATGTCCAATCCTTCGTCGGCATATCCATGCCGTGCTTGGCAAGCAAGTCTTTGTTGACGAAAAGGACGTGCGCGTCGACCGCGCGGGGCAAGGCTACCAGGTTTCCTTTCCAAGAGAGCGCGTCTTTGACCGGGTCGGACAGCTGCGCCGCGGACAGCACCGGATCGCTATCCATGTAAGGCGTGAGATCGAGCAGCAGATCGTCCTTCATAAAGCCCGGGATGCCGGGCACCCAGGTCAGATCGGCCGGCGTGCCCGCAGCGCTCAGAGCGGTCAGCTTCTCGAGTACGGAGGCGTTGTCGCCTCCGTCGATTTTCTCGACCTGCAACGTGAGGTTCGGATACTTCTCTTTGAATTTCTCCGGAATCGTCTTGGTCCACAGCTCCGGACCCCAGACGAGCAGTCGGATCGTAACCGGCTCCTCCGACTCCTCCGGCTGTTCCGGCGACGGCGACGGACTGTCCGAGGCCGTTGCGGACGGCTGGCTCGCCGACGGCGACGGACTCGCTTTACCGTTGCCGCCCGAGCAGCCGCTTGCGACCATCGCGACCAGCAGAATCCATACGAAGGCCATGACGTGCTTGCGTTTTTTTAACATCTTCTCATCTCCCGATTGGTATTGGCATTGCGTACAACTAACCCCTAACTTCATCTCTTGCGACTTCGGATTACGTTTGCGTTAACGGCAATGGCATCCCTCCCGAACGTAATCTCGCCTCTTAATCTACGATTCCGGTGCGTTCCACGCCTTCGACGAACCATCTCTGCGCGATCATATAGACAA
Encoded proteins:
- a CDS encoding ABC transporter substrate-binding protein, with the translated sequence MLKKRKHVMAFVWILLVAMVASGCSGGNGKASPSPSASQPSATASDSPSPSPEQPEESEEPVTIRLLVWGPELWTKTIPEKFKEKYPNLTLQVEKIDGGDNASVLEKLTALSAAGTPADLTWVPGIPGFMKDDLLLDLTPYMDSDPVLSAAQLSDPVKDALSWKGNLVALPRAVDAHVLFVNKDLLAKHGMDMPTKDWTWDDFREMAKKATDAKAGEFGLASGPFNFMTTPQVYAVSNGLAPNLNFMNADWTQSLITDPKVLQAVQWYGDLGWVDGSRPSEAQSGEAGLDANGWGSWLSGKIAFDVMGTWEGNARKQGAQFEWDVVPFPNGSNGSVGYNSISPIGILKGSKHANEAARFLSWLLSEDGQRVLMSDGNIPLTSDSKLWDEVAQTGSWEGKNIREAVQADGWMRTVVGEEKYIPWWGEETGALFKNGGDVSVFQKWGEEFNKAAPALRQEMGLE
- a CDS encoding alpha-L-fucosidase → MKATGARPTVQQLRWQDYELGMFCHFGLNTFCDREWGDGTDDPALFDPKAFDPRQWVNTAQAAGFRYLILTAKHHDGFCLWPTQTTDYSVRSSPWRDGKGDVVREVADACAEAGLPFGLYLSPWDRHEPRYADKEAYDDFYCRQLTELLTGYGPLVEVWFDGAGSEGREYDWRRIMNVVERHQPDAMIFNLGRPTIRWVGNEDGVAPYPCWNTAETAKASLFTKDMLTWLPDTSAWVPAECDVPIRKLQWFWHPGAEERLLSLERLLDIYYRSVGHGANLLLNIAPDDRGLLPDADVNRVAEFGEELRRRFDCPLGETAGSGYELTVEWPLPQTFDHAVVQERIEEGERVRAYLIEARVDGRWRTVAEGSAIGHKKIDRFDPVTADGMRLTIRQADAEPLIRRMACYLAGEVRV
- a CDS encoding LamG-like jellyroll fold domain-containing protein → MNMYRSVTPMSALLSFVMCLSLLFGATSRPVPAVASYSNPAQAFAFDEGQGSGAANSVSGVPHAISGTPAWVPGKVGQALDFDGQTTSVVMDAFDKTAFTMTAWIKPRSYAYNHFIVGQGVSSTQQNMFNWWVNDGKLFFLPSDSAGNGFGLWPFSTAEDSVPLDEWTHVAVSRNGNVFKLYVNGAPAASKSASGAIDLSGNPNPLRIGAQNTSAGEPMGVFDGAIDELTIYSEALTDMQIAAIATEGGGTLTETTYYVDSAAGNDINAGTLEDAPWRTLDKVNATTFQPGDRILLKAGSSWTGQLWPKGSGTEAKPIVVDQYGQGAKPAIHGAGLYQETVKLFNQQYWEINNLEITNVGEARQTRRAVWIEAQDIGTARHIHLKNLNIHDVNGQTEVQDLESGGIIVRVTGSATPTKFDDVLIADNTFTDVDSTGIFVRSNWRNRDTRTDGVGPWLGMTNVVIRGNDLNRTGGDAIVVCEGAAPLIEHNVAAHSYYDSVGYHAAIWAINSDDALFQYNEAYKTHNTLDGMAFDIDELCNNCVMQYNYSHDNEGGFMLLVGQRGEGTGYDRGGIVRYNVSENDGTALIQAVGRLDDYQVYNNTFYTGPGSNARFLMAPDGNNLPEGTLSFRNNIVYNLGTNMTYYCGNATCTFDSNTFYGNHDPSEPADANKLTTDPGLVAPGFGGIGRKTTDGYKLAGGSPSLGSGTSIAGNGGQDYWGNAVSASATPNRGAYNGSGMPDENVGGGILSYVINEGRTETRLVRSAEPTTATVKANKPITVSDAEGLSKTYYPGQGNLIYLTISPDALKLTGNVKDLKPGGKYSLLGGDAYRNDELPLRLKVDNTAAPRARIDAQFVLGDRTVPVRVAPGQTVEIALSVPGFETAGNYRVIGEILDGGKPVARLTKDLAVKEPLWMQARHLAVAESEMLRVTVRNESDRARTVEELAWAIGGAEGTERPNAEIAAGAELTIDLPLSGLEPSQRYPVTLALRAAGGLTLQYEGSIIAVTSLARQSLVVDGEPDDLTPIPGIELPRQGRIEIPGYGGARDLGGDVRVTWDEEHLYIAAAISDNRFSQNQSQGQIWLGDSIQFALSPGMPGDSGDWHEFGMALTPEGPQLYRWTGIGQPAGLVANAPLSVVRNEVRSETRYELALPWVELAPIAPTDGAFAFSLLVNDDDGEGRRGWIEWGGGIGGGKNPEQYLPVRPSGPIERELVGIAIPETLAYSAIPVSLTAVATYADGFKARAAHAHWSTSDPDIATVAEGVVTFTGHTGPVSITASYSGFEATVSAVVEELGQYYPFDEGQGTRTREANGGLNYDIEGTPVWVDGKVGKALLFYGNSIRIPPIAKTDFAFTAWIKPESDTYNHHILGQGTSGSQENMFNWWISNGRMYFLVSDAQGQGHGMWPFNTDAGSIPPGQWTHVAAAREGNEFRLYINGTRVLSKTVDPIQNQLDNPNAFRIGAQNGPDGNVSEGFHGAIDELRLYPEALGDERIRQIWLDTIAESEGAIP